One window from the genome of Malus domestica chromosome 01, GDT2T_hap1 encodes:
- the LOC103405624 gene encoding cation/H(+) antiporter 15: MAAAVAAATGATNNSSDGSIVCYAPTMITTNGIWQGDNPLDYSLPLFILQLTMVVVTTRILVLILKPFRQPRVISEILGGVLLGPSVLGKSDKFANTIFPLRSVMVLETMANVGLLYFLFLVGLEMDISVIRRMGKRAVVIAISGMILPFLIGAAFSFLLHKREQSMNQGTFILFLGVALSVTAFPVLARVLAELKLINTELGRIALSSALVNDMCAWALLAIAIALAENDSTSLASLYVVLSSGAFVLVCIFIVRPAICWLIRRTPEGETFSEFYICLILTGVMISGFVTDAIGTHSVFGAFVFGLVIPNGPLGATLIEKLEDFVSGLLLPLFFAISGLRTNITSITGPGTWGILLLVIFLACIGKIAGTVIVCLFYQMPFDEGFTLGLLMNCKGLVELIVLNVGKDQKVLDDEAFAIMVIVAVVMTGIITPIVTTVYKPARRFIPYKRRSIQRSKPDAELRILVCVHTPRNVPTMINLLEASHPTKRSPLCVYILHLVELSGRASAMLIVHNTRKSGRPALNRTQAQSDHIINAFENYEQHAPGNCVSVQPLTAISPYSTMHEDICNLAEDKRVAFLIIPFHKQQTVDGGMEAMNPAFRTMNQNVLTNAPCSVGILVDRGLNGSSRLAAANQISHHVVILFFGGPDDREALSYAWRMSEHPGINLTVMRFVPGEEAGLERAASTSTSNVDGIGNNSRILSVEMDIGWEKQLDEELINDFRMKNANEESVVYTEKVVNNGEETVAAIRSMDNVHDLFIVGRGQGMVSPLTAGLTDWSECPELGAIGDLLASSDFAATASVLVMQQYVGDHDQGPAEVDTLDTPDTPPDQQNPQFNSVHNINRRPQPPSRPNDGFKP; the protein is encoded by the exons ATGGCGGCGGCAGTGGCTGCAGCAACTGGTGCGACGAATAATTCATCAGATGGTTCAATAGTATGTTACGCTCCAACCATGATCACTACCAACGGTATATGGCAGGGCGACAATCCTTTAGATTACTCCCTCCCGCTCTTCATCTTGCAATTAACAATGGTCGTCGTCACCACTCGAATTCTCGTTCTCATTCTCAAACCCTTTCGCCAACCTCGTGTTATCTCAGAAATCCTG GGTGGAGTATTATTAGGGCCATCGGTGCTTGGAAAGAGTGATAAATTCGCCAACACAATCTTCCCTCTAAGAAGTGTGATGGTGTTGGAGACAATGGCAAACGTGGGTCTCCTCTACTTTCTCTTCCTCGTCGGATTGGAAATGGACATTTCAGTGATTCGTCGAATGGGGAAAAGGGCTGTTGTCATTGCCATTTCCGGTATGATCCTCCCCTTTCTCATCGGCGCcgccttctccttccttctccacAAGCGAGAACAATCCATGAACCAAGGCACTTTCATCCTCTTCCTTGGCGTCGCCCTCTCCGTCACCGCTTTTCCTGTCCTGGCCCGTGTCCTGGCTGAGCTCAAACTCATCAACACCGAGCTTGGCAGGATTGCCCTCTCCTCCGCTCTCGTCAACGACATGTGCGCTTGGGCTCTCTTGGCTATTGCCATTGCCCTGGCCGAAAATGACTCCACTTCCTTGGCTTCCCTCTACGTCGTCCTCTCCAGCGGCGCCTTTGTTCTAGTTTGTATCTTCATCGTCCGCCCTGCCATTTGTTGGCTCATTCGAAGAACCCCCGAAGGAGAGACCTTCAGTGAGTTCTACATCTGCCTCATCCTCACCGGCGTCATGATCTCCGGCTTCGTCACGGATGCTATCGGGACTCACTCCGTCTTCGGTGCATTTGTGTTTGGGCTGGTGATTCCCAATGGGCCTCTTGGAGCTACCCTGATTGAGAAGCTTGAGGATTTTGTCTCGGGGCTTCTGCTTCCTCTTTTCTTCGCAATCAGCGGTCTCAGAACCAATATAACCAGCATTACTGGCCCCGGCACGTGGGGGATTCTGCTGCTCGTCATATTCCTGGCCTGCATCGGCAAAATAGCCGGCACCGTCATCGTCTGCTTGTTTTACCAGATGCCGTTCGACGAAGGGTTTACTCTAGGGCTCCTCATGAACTGCAAAGGCCTCGTCGAGCTCATTGTTTTGAATGTCGGCAAAGACCAAAAAGTTTTAGACGACGAGGCGTTTGCCATCATGGTAATTGTGGCGGTTGTCATGACTGGAATCATTACGCCAATCGTGACCACCGTCTACAAGCCAGCCAGAAGGTTTATACCTTACAAACGAAGAAGCATTCAGAGGTCGAAGCCGGATGCAGAGTTACGAATACTTGTTTGCGTCCACACTCCTCGAAATGTGCCGACTATGATCAATCTCCTTGAAGCTTCCCACCCGACGAAAAGATCCCCGCTTTGTGTCTACATTCTCCACTTGGTGGAGCTGAGCGGCCGCGCTTCCGCCATGCTCATTGTCCACAACACCAGGAAATCCGGGAGACCTGCTCTCAACAGGACACAAGCTCAGTCGGATCACATTATCAACGCATTCGAAAACTACGAGCAGCACGCGCCGGGCAACTGCGTTTCGGTGCAGCCGCTCACGGCCATTTCCCCCTACTCCACCATGCACGAAGACATCTGCAACTTGGCCGAGGACAAGCGCGTCGCCTTCTTAATCATTCCTTTCCACAAACAGCAAACTGTGGACGGGGGAATGGAGGCAATGAACCCAGCTTTTAGGACAATGAACCAGAACGTGCTTACAAATGCACCTTGCTCCGTTGGAATCCTTGTGGACAGAGGCCTCAACGGCTCCAGTCGCTTGGCTGCTGCAAATCAAATCTCGCATCACGTGGTTATTCTCTTCTTTGGAGGACCCGACGACAGAGAGGCCTTGTCCTATGCGTGGAGGATGTCGGAGCATCCCGGGATAAACCTCACCGTCATGCGGTTTGTTCCAGGGGAGGAAGCTGGACTGGAGAGAGCTGCTTCTACTTCCACTAGTAATGTGGACGGCATCGGGAATAATTCGAGGATACTGTCGGTGGAGATGGACATTGGGTGGGAGAAGCAGCTCGACGAGGAGTTAATCAATGATTTTAGaatgaaaaatgccaacgaagAGTCGGTTGTTTACACAGAGAAGGTGGTGAATAACGGAGAGGAGACGGTGGCGGCAATTAGGTCCATGGACAACGTTCACGATCTCTTCATTGTTGGGAGAGGGCAAGGGATGGTATCGCCTTTGACGGCGGGACTGACGGACTGGAGTGAGTGCCCGGAACTTGGTGCCATTGGAGATTTGTTAGCATCTTCAGACTTTGCTGCCACGGCGTCGGTGTTGGTGATGCAACAATATGTTGGAGATCATGATCAAGGACCAGCAGAAGTTGACACCCTCGACACGCCCGACACTCCTCCCGACCAACAAAACCCACAATTTAACAGCGTCCACAACATTAACCGCCGCCCACAACCACCCAGCAGGCCCAACGATGGCTTTAAGCCCTAA